A genomic stretch from Mycobacterium paraterrae includes:
- a CDS encoding fructose bisphosphate aldolase, with product MGSGRGFIAALDQSGGSTPKALALYGIPEDAYGNEAQMFDLMHQARARLIESPSFTGEKILATILFEQTMDRTVAGESTVDYLWKQKHIVPFVKVDQGLADVQYGVQLMKPLTQLEGLLERAVAKGVFGTKMRSFIQEANGGGITAIVDQQFDVAAAIGRHDLMPIIEPEVSIKCPDKPTADRLLMEAILAKLDELPDDRQVMLKLTLPDEDGLYTPLIEHPKVLRVVALSGGYSLDQSADILSRNHLLIASFSRALTEGLTVDQTETEFDEKLKANIDEIYAASVT from the coding sequence ATGGGTTCTGGCCGCGGATTCATCGCTGCCCTGGATCAGAGCGGCGGAAGCACCCCCAAAGCGCTGGCTCTCTACGGAATTCCCGAAGACGCGTATGGCAACGAAGCGCAGATGTTCGATCTGATGCACCAGGCGCGCGCACGGCTGATCGAGAGCCCCAGCTTCACCGGCGAGAAGATTCTGGCGACCATTCTCTTCGAGCAGACGATGGATCGGACTGTCGCGGGTGAAAGCACCGTCGATTACCTGTGGAAGCAAAAGCACATCGTTCCGTTCGTGAAAGTCGACCAGGGGCTCGCCGACGTGCAGTACGGCGTTCAGCTCATGAAGCCGCTGACGCAACTGGAAGGGCTGTTGGAACGCGCGGTCGCCAAAGGGGTCTTCGGGACCAAGATGCGCTCATTCATCCAGGAGGCGAATGGCGGCGGCATCACAGCGATCGTCGACCAGCAGTTCGACGTCGCCGCGGCAATCGGCCGACACGACTTGATGCCGATCATCGAACCCGAGGTCAGCATCAAATGCCCCGACAAGCCCACCGCGGACCGGCTGCTGATGGAGGCAATACTGGCGAAGCTGGACGAGCTGCCGGACGACCGCCAAGTGATGCTCAAACTGACGCTTCCGGATGAGGACGGCCTCTACACCCCGCTTATCGAACATCCCAAGGTCCTGCGCGTCGTCGCGCTCTCCGGTGGCTACAGCCTCGACCAGAGCGCCGACATCTTGTCCCGCAACCACCTGTTGATTGCCAGCTTCTCCCGGGCGCTGACCGAGGGCCTGACCGTCGACCAAACCGAGACCGAATTCGACGAGAAACTGAAAGCGAACATCGACGAGATCTACGCCGCGTCGGTCACCTGA
- a CDS encoding AraC family transcriptional regulator, which translates to MLKVRHQPTAPTRTLRLASGDEIPAHRHDDHQIVYAGRGVLAVTTDRGSWVAPATKAIWIPAGTFHAHRAYGDVKLHTVGLGAEDNPLRLDSPTVLVVEPLLRELIVAYTGSADATPERARLRAVLLDQLRSSPQQPLHVPTPTAPLLVAVCDMLHTDPGDGRTLAELGRIVGASERTLSRLFRQDLGMTFPQWRTQLRLHRALVLLAERTPVTTVAHQCGWSSASAFIEVFRRSFGYTPGAAVRSETHQFDSAAG; encoded by the coding sequence ATGCTCAAAGTCCGCCACCAGCCGACCGCTCCCACCCGCACCCTGCGCCTGGCCTCGGGCGACGAAATTCCCGCGCACCGGCATGACGACCACCAAATCGTCTACGCCGGCCGCGGAGTGCTGGCGGTGACAACGGATCGGGGATCCTGGGTCGCTCCGGCGACCAAAGCGATCTGGATCCCCGCCGGCACGTTTCACGCTCACCGTGCCTACGGAGACGTGAAACTGCACACGGTCGGATTGGGCGCCGAGGACAACCCGCTGCGTCTCGACTCGCCGACCGTACTGGTCGTCGAGCCCCTGCTGCGCGAGTTGATCGTCGCCTACACCGGAAGTGCGGACGCGACCCCCGAGAGAGCACGGCTACGCGCCGTGCTCCTCGACCAGTTGCGGAGCTCTCCACAGCAACCCCTGCACGTGCCGACTCCGACCGCGCCGCTGCTCGTCGCGGTCTGCGACATGCTGCATACCGATCCTGGCGACGGCCGTACGCTCGCCGAACTCGGCCGCATCGTCGGGGCGAGTGAACGCACCCTGTCGCGTCTGTTCCGCCAGGACCTCGGCATGACCTTCCCGCAATGGCGGACTCAGCTGCGGCTGCACCGGGCTCTCGTTCTGCTGGCCGAGCGGACACCGGTCACCACGGTGGCCCACCAGTGCGGTTGGTCGTCGGCGAGCGCGTTCATCGAAGTGTTTCGCCGAAGCTTCGGCTACACCCCCGGCGCCGCAGTCCGATCGGAGACTCATCAATTCGACTCCGCTGCAGGCTAG
- a CDS encoding class I SAM-dependent methyltransferase, producing the protein MAMNLLHQRRCSSEGWADAVRDDLLPWALAGIELGEATLEIGPGYGATLRALLDRAGSVTAVEVDQPMAERLMRLYGDRARVLHGDGGDTGLPDRAFDSVVCFTMLHHVPTVHLQDRLFAEAFRVLRPGGVFAGSDRVGSLVFRLIHIGDTYNPVRPDDLQARLTRAGFSDVRVDVAGVRLRWRAIKPN; encoded by the coding sequence ATGGCGATGAACCTGTTGCATCAGCGGCGTTGTAGTTCGGAGGGGTGGGCCGACGCGGTTCGTGATGACCTGTTGCCGTGGGCGCTCGCTGGCATCGAGTTGGGTGAGGCGACGCTCGAGATCGGGCCGGGTTACGGCGCAACTCTGCGCGCGCTGCTCGACCGGGCGGGCTCGGTTACCGCCGTAGAAGTGGATCAGCCGATGGCCGAGCGGCTGATGCGACTGTATGGGGATCGTGCGCGGGTGTTGCACGGTGACGGCGGCGATACCGGCTTGCCCGATCGGGCTTTCGACTCGGTGGTGTGTTTCACGATGCTGCACCACGTTCCGACGGTTCACTTGCAGGATCGGCTCTTCGCCGAAGCGTTTCGCGTGCTGCGGCCCGGCGGAGTGTTCGCCGGCAGTGATCGTGTGGGTTCGTTGGTGTTTAGGCTCATCCACATCGGTGATACCTACAACCCCGTACGACCTGACGACTTGCAAGCGCGGTTGACCCGCGCCGGGTTCAGCGATGTTCGGGTGGACGTTGCTGGTGTTCGACTGCGATGGCGGGCAATTAAACCCAACTAG
- a CDS encoding YhgE/Pip domain-containing protein, with protein MLAGLGFGSEIKRFGRSRLSRVAIVVLMLLPLVYGALYLWAFWDPFGHVNKMPVALVNSDKGAVVSGQQFNAGAEIAKSLTADGSLDWHVTSPAEARNGVDHGKYYFMVELPPDFSAAIASPVTGQPKKANLIAVYNDANNYISTSIGRTAIDQVLNAVSSRISGQAVNQMLSVVVSSGAGIKEAADGANRLADGASQLAGGLDTARSGSATLATGARQLSDGINSATDPLIAVTKAVSEIGGSTEQLQQGATALQQAGDQIGAIATAQDSAANALSAVIDQLAARQDPLANNVRGIQDQLRQHQFTPDIRRRLTDAQNAAINLTSGLRTPGSPLSSALNQVGTKGQELTNKLTQLRDGAQQVADGNAQMASGIAQLDDGAQQLKSGSAELATKLSDGAKQVPNWTQQQKDAVADTIGGPVQLESAHENAAPNFGTGMAPFFLTLALFFGALVLWMVLRPLQSRPIAAEVIPIRVALASYLPAAAIATFQAAILYCVVRFGLGMHAIHPASMLGFMILISFAFVAATQAINALVGPAVGRVLIMALLMLQLVSAGGMYPVETTSKPFQVLHRFDPMTYGVNGLRQLILGGIDGRLWQAIVVLIGIWAVAILISSLSARRDQLWNIDRLLPAIKV; from the coding sequence ATGCTCGCTGGACTTGGATTCGGCTCGGAAATCAAGCGTTTCGGCCGCAGCCGGCTCAGCCGGGTGGCGATCGTCGTGCTGATGTTGCTGCCGCTGGTATACGGCGCGCTATACCTGTGGGCTTTCTGGGACCCGTTCGGCCATGTGAATAAAATGCCTGTGGCACTGGTCAACTCGGACAAGGGTGCGGTGGTGTCCGGGCAGCAGTTCAACGCGGGCGCCGAGATCGCCAAGAGCCTGACCGCCGACGGCAGCCTCGACTGGCACGTGACGAGCCCCGCGGAAGCGCGGAATGGAGTCGATCACGGCAAGTACTACTTCATGGTCGAGCTTCCGCCCGATTTCAGCGCGGCGATCGCGTCGCCGGTGACTGGGCAACCCAAGAAAGCCAACCTGATCGCCGTCTACAACGACGCCAACAACTACATCTCGACCAGTATCGGTCGCACCGCAATCGATCAGGTCCTCAACGCGGTCTCCTCTCGAATCTCCGGCCAGGCGGTCAATCAGATGCTGTCCGTGGTGGTGTCGTCGGGTGCCGGCATCAAAGAGGCGGCCGACGGGGCAAACCGGCTCGCCGACGGCGCAAGCCAACTGGCAGGCGGACTGGACACCGCGCGATCCGGCTCGGCGACACTGGCGACCGGAGCGCGACAACTCTCGGACGGAATCAACTCGGCCACCGACCCGCTGATCGCGGTGACCAAGGCCGTGTCCGAAATCGGTGGGAGCACCGAGCAGTTGCAGCAGGGTGCCACCGCACTGCAACAGGCCGGCGATCAGATCGGTGCGATCGCGACCGCGCAGGACAGCGCCGCCAATGCGCTCTCCGCGGTCATCGACCAGCTTGCCGCACGCCAGGATCCGCTGGCGAACAATGTGCGGGGTATCCAGGATCAGCTGCGCCAGCACCAGTTCACCCCCGACATTCGACGGCGCCTGACCGATGCCCAGAACGCCGCCATCAACTTGACGTCCGGGCTGCGCACGCCCGGCAGCCCGCTCAGTTCAGCCCTGAACCAAGTCGGTACCAAAGGTCAAGAGCTGACGAACAAACTCACCCAGCTGCGTGACGGGGCCCAGCAGGTCGCCGACGGCAATGCCCAAATGGCAAGCGGTATAGCCCAACTCGACGACGGCGCCCAACAGCTCAAATCCGGTTCCGCCGAACTGGCGACCAAGCTGAGCGACGGGGCCAAACAGGTGCCGAACTGGACCCAACAGCAGAAGGACGCCGTCGCCGACACCATCGGGGGCCCGGTACAACTCGAGAGCGCGCATGAGAACGCGGCACCGAACTTCGGCACCGGCATGGCGCCGTTCTTCCTGACGCTGGCGCTGTTCTTCGGGGCGCTAGTGCTCTGGATGGTGCTGCGGCCGTTGCAGAGTCGGCCGATCGCCGCCGAGGTAATCCCGATTCGGGTGGCTCTGGCAAGCTACCTTCCCGCCGCCGCGATCGCGACGTTCCAGGCGGCCATCCTCTACTGCGTCGTGCGATTCGGCCTGGGCATGCACGCCATACACCCGGCCTCGATGCTCGGCTTCATGATCTTGATCTCATTCGCCTTCGTGGCCGCCACCCAGGCGATCAACGCCCTCGTCGGCCCAGCGGTCGGCCGGGTGCTGATCATGGCGCTGCTCATGCTGCAGCTGGTCAGCGCCGGCGGCATGTATCCGGTGGAGACCACCTCCAAGCCGTTCCAGGTACTGCACCGCTTCGACCCGATGACCTACGGGGTCAACGGTCTTCGTCAACTCATCCTCGGCGGCATCGACGGCCGGCTCTGGCAGGCGATCGTGGTGCTGATCGGCATCTGGGCAGTGGCGATACTGATCTCGTCGCTGTCGGCTCGACGAGATCAGCTGTGGAACATTGACCGGCTGCTACCGGCCATCAAGGTGTAA
- a CDS encoding carboxymuconolactone decarboxylase family protein, producing MTRISYRDPADMTPQARELTHARGDLNVYRALANAEKVFTGWMVAGNAALTSPTLPIRLREIVVLRTAHLMDCAYELGQHRDVARTAGLSGAEIDAILSENDWQTSPFDANELAVLELTTELLTTQHVAAQTFDRVHQALGSQATVEALMVINRYAGLALMLNALDVDLDESARLPIPPRRDVTS from the coding sequence ATGACCCGCATCAGCTATCGCGACCCGGCGGACATGACGCCCCAAGCCCGCGAACTGACACACGCGCGTGGCGACCTCAATGTCTACCGTGCGCTGGCCAACGCCGAGAAGGTGTTCACCGGCTGGATGGTGGCCGGCAACGCGGCCCTGACCAGCCCGACTTTGCCGATCAGGTTGCGCGAGATCGTGGTGTTGCGCACCGCTCACCTGATGGACTGCGCCTACGAACTCGGCCAGCACCGTGACGTCGCCCGCACCGCCGGCCTAAGTGGTGCCGAGATCGACGCTATTCTCTCTGAAAATGACTGGCAGACATCGCCTTTCGATGCGAACGAACTCGCGGTGCTAGAGCTGACCACAGAGCTGCTGACCACGCAACACGTCGCGGCGCAGACCTTCGACCGTGTCCACCAGGCCCTCGGCTCGCAGGCCACCGTCGAGGCGCTGATGGTCATCAACCGGTACGCAGGCCTGGCGCTTATGCTCAATGCCCTCGATGTCGACCTCGACGAAAGTGCGCGGCTTCCGATCCCGCCGAGGCGCGACGTCACATCGTGA
- a CDS encoding M42 family metallopeptidase, translated as MALHDLDSTERLLQELLWTYGPGGQEDAVRAVVARELQPLVDDMWIDEAGNLIGYVAAHPSESPDHRQRTSSIAGGSATRIMAHLDELAMMVKRIETDGTLHMTQLGTMYPGNFGLGPVTILGDAQTLTGVLTLGSEHTTKESSRIWETKPDRGDRALDWHHVYVFTGRSPDDLAAAGVHPGTRVCVDRSKRDLVHFGDYIGCYFLDDRAAVTALLGSARLLHDRGNRPPEDVYLVFTTNEEIGGVGGTYASATLPGTLTVALEVGPTEREYGTTVAGGPIVGYGDQLCVYDKDVADRLMTIARERGLSPQAATLGAFESDASHSKASGVTPRAGLLCLPTLSTHGFEVIRRAAIDEMAEIVADFLTQESDASSASSPYSNTAS; from the coding sequence ATGGCGCTTCATGATCTCGATTCGACCGAACGTCTGCTGCAGGAACTGCTGTGGACATACGGGCCGGGCGGGCAAGAGGACGCGGTCCGGGCGGTGGTCGCACGTGAGCTGCAACCGCTCGTGGACGACATGTGGATAGACGAGGCCGGCAACCTCATCGGCTATGTTGCGGCGCACCCCTCGGAGTCGCCCGACCACCGGCAGCGCACCAGCTCCATTGCCGGCGGATCGGCAACGCGGATCATGGCGCACCTCGACGAACTCGCCATGATGGTCAAGCGGATCGAGACCGACGGCACGCTGCACATGACGCAGCTCGGCACGATGTACCCGGGCAATTTCGGACTCGGACCGGTCACAATCCTCGGCGACGCTCAGACCCTGACCGGCGTGCTTACTCTCGGCTCCGAGCACACCACCAAGGAAAGTTCCAGAATTTGGGAGACCAAGCCCGACAGGGGAGATCGCGCGCTGGATTGGCATCACGTCTACGTCTTCACCGGGCGCAGCCCCGACGACCTTGCGGCTGCCGGAGTGCACCCCGGAACGCGGGTCTGCGTCGACCGCAGCAAGCGCGACCTGGTTCACTTCGGCGACTACATCGGCTGCTATTTCCTCGATGACCGTGCCGCGGTGACGGCGTTGCTGGGCAGCGCACGACTGCTTCACGATCGGGGCAATCGGCCGCCCGAGGATGTGTACCTGGTCTTCACCACCAACGAGGAGATCGGGGGAGTCGGAGGGACCTACGCGAGCGCCACGTTGCCGGGCACGCTCACCGTGGCGCTGGAGGTGGGGCCCACCGAACGGGAGTACGGGACCACCGTCGCCGGCGGACCGATCGTCGGCTACGGCGACCAGCTGTGTGTCTACGACAAAGACGTCGCCGACCGCTTGATGACCATTGCCCGCGAGCGTGGACTGTCACCCCAAGCCGCCACGTTGGGCGCCTTCGAATCCGATGCCTCGCACTCCAAGGCCAGCGGCGTAACTCCACGTGCGGGACTGCTTTGCCTGCCCACCCTGAGCACACACGGCTTCGAAGTCATTCGTCGTGCCGCGATCGACGAGATGGCCGAAATTGTGGCCGACTTCCTCACTCAGGAAAGCGACGCGAGCAGCGCGTCGAGCCCGTACTCGAATACCGCGTCGTAA
- a CDS encoding glycogen/starch/alpha-glucan phosphorylase codes for MGAHALQRAITDHLRYSIGRPAAALKPEHYYRALALAVRDRMQDRRVASTQTSLDLGRKVTCYLSAEFLMGPQLGNNLLNLRLEQAAKTALAAMGQDLDEVLACEAEPGLGNGGLGRLAACYLDSLATLERPAIGYGIRYEFGIFNQEIRDGWQVEKTDNWLVNGNAWEIAKPDVNYLVKWGGYAEHYTDDSGHDRVRWIPGRLLKGVAYDTPIQGYGVNTCNVLTLWSARAVESFALEAFNTGDYYKAVEDEVTSETVTKVLYPNDEPDAGKRLRLLQQHFFVSCSLQHVLHIMDDLADAGVRELPQRFALQLNDTHPSIGVAELMRLLVDERRLDWDEAWAITVATFGYTNHTLLPEALEKWPLTLFAESLPRHLEIIYEINSRFLDEVRARFPGDEDRIRRMSLIGEDGGKNVRMAHLATVGSHAINGVAALHSELLKESVLKDFYELWPERFSNKTNGVTPRRFLALANPGLRALLDRTVGDGWLTDLDRLRGLEPFIDDSSFRAQWRDIKRSNKSRLAKYLRAETGIELNPDWMFDIQVKRIHEYKRQHLSVLHIVALYYRLKQNPGLSIPPRAFIFGGKAAPGYFMAKRIIKLINAVGETINADPEINKVLKVAFVPNFSVKNAQLIYPAADLSEQISTAGKEASGTGNMKFMINGALTIGTLDGANVEMRDEVGAENFFLFGLTESEVANVKASGYRPADYIDGNDELGAVLNLIAGGQFSHGDAEVFKPLVDNLRYDDPFLVCADFASYVATQEQVSAAWLEKDDWTKMSILNTARSGKFSSDRAIAEYCDEIWKVWPLTVTM; via the coding sequence ATGGGTGCCCACGCCCTGCAGCGGGCGATCACCGACCACCTTCGTTACTCGATCGGCCGCCCGGCTGCGGCCTTGAAGCCCGAGCACTACTACCGAGCGCTGGCGCTGGCCGTGCGCGACCGGATGCAGGACCGGCGAGTGGCATCGACCCAGACCTCGCTCGATCTCGGCCGTAAAGTCACCTGCTACCTGTCGGCAGAATTCCTGATGGGCCCGCAGTTGGGCAACAACCTGCTCAACTTGCGCCTCGAACAGGCGGCCAAGACCGCGCTGGCGGCGATGGGTCAGGACCTCGACGAGGTGCTGGCATGTGAGGCGGAGCCCGGCCTGGGTAACGGCGGCCTCGGCCGGCTGGCGGCCTGCTACCTCGACTCGCTGGCGACCCTCGAGCGTCCGGCGATCGGCTACGGCATCCGTTACGAGTTCGGCATCTTCAACCAGGAAATCCGCGACGGCTGGCAGGTCGAGAAGACCGACAACTGGTTGGTCAACGGGAACGCATGGGAGATTGCCAAACCCGACGTGAACTACTTGGTGAAGTGGGGCGGCTACGCCGAGCACTACACCGACGACAGCGGCCACGACCGGGTCCGATGGATCCCGGGACGTCTGCTCAAAGGCGTCGCCTACGACACCCCGATCCAGGGCTACGGCGTCAACACGTGCAACGTGTTGACGCTGTGGAGCGCGCGGGCCGTCGAGTCCTTCGCGCTGGAGGCCTTCAACACCGGTGATTATTACAAGGCCGTCGAAGACGAGGTGACCTCCGAAACGGTCACCAAGGTGCTCTATCCCAACGACGAGCCCGACGCCGGCAAGCGGCTGCGCCTGCTGCAGCAACACTTTTTCGTGTCCTGCTCGCTACAGCACGTGCTGCACATCATGGACGATCTCGCCGACGCCGGGGTCCGCGAGCTCCCACAGCGGTTCGCTCTGCAGCTCAATGACACTCACCCGTCCATCGGTGTCGCCGAGCTCATGCGGCTGCTGGTCGACGAGCGTCGTCTGGACTGGGACGAGGCATGGGCGATCACCGTCGCGACGTTCGGCTACACCAATCACACCCTGTTGCCCGAGGCGCTGGAGAAGTGGCCGCTGACGCTGTTCGCCGAGTCACTGCCCCGCCACCTCGAGATCATTTACGAGATCAACAGCCGATTCCTCGACGAGGTCCGCGCCCGGTTCCCCGGTGACGAGGACCGGATCCGTCGCATGTCACTGATCGGCGAGGACGGCGGCAAGAACGTCCGGATGGCGCACCTGGCCACGGTGGGCAGCCATGCCATCAACGGTGTCGCTGCACTGCATTCGGAGCTGCTGAAAGAGAGTGTGCTCAAGGACTTCTACGAGCTGTGGCCCGAACGGTTCAGCAACAAGACCAACGGGGTGACGCCGCGACGATTCCTCGCGCTAGCCAACCCGGGGCTGCGTGCTCTGCTGGACCGGACGGTCGGTGACGGCTGGCTGACCGACCTCGACAGGCTGCGCGGTCTCGAACCTTTCATCGACGACTCCTCATTCCGCGCCCAGTGGCGCGACATCAAGCGCAGCAACAAGTCTCGTCTGGCCAAGTACCTGCGTGCGGAGACTGGGATCGAGCTCAACCCGGATTGGATGTTCGATATCCAAGTCAAGCGCATCCACGAGTACAAGCGCCAGCACCTCAGCGTGCTGCACATCGTTGCGCTGTACTATCGGCTTAAGCAGAACCCGGGACTGTCGATACCGCCGCGCGCCTTCATCTTCGGCGGTAAAGCCGCTCCCGGTTATTTCATGGCCAAGCGGATTATCAAACTCATCAACGCCGTTGGCGAAACCATCAACGCCGACCCCGAGATCAACAAGGTCCTAAAGGTCGCGTTTGTGCCCAACTTCAGCGTGAAGAACGCGCAACTGATCTACCCCGCCGCGGACCTGTCCGAGCAAATCTCCACCGCCGGCAAGGAAGCGTCCGGAACCGGCAACATGAAGTTCATGATCAACGGCGCGCTCACCATCGGCACTCTGGACGGGGCCAACGTAGAGATGCGTGACGAAGTGGGCGCCGAGAACTTCTTCCTGTTCGGCCTCACTGAATCCGAGGTAGCGAACGTCAAGGCGAGTGGATACCGCCCGGCAGACTACATCGATGGCAATGACGAACTGGGCGCGGTGCTGAATCTCATTGCAGGCGGCCAGTTCTCCCACGGAGACGCTGAGGTCTTCAAGCCGCTGGTGGACAACCTGCGTTACGACGACCCGTTTCTGGTGTGCGCGGATTTCGCCTCCTACGTCGCCACCCAGGAGCAGGTCAGCGCGGCGTGGCTGGAGAAGGACGACTGGACCAAGATGTCGATCCTGAACACCGCGCGCAGCGGCAAGTTCTCTTCGGACCGGGCCATCGCCGAATACTGCGACGAGATCTGGAAAGTGTGGCCGCTGACCGTCACGATGTGA
- a CDS encoding TetR/AcrR family transcriptional regulator: MLSRMSPVKPQRTRPTRGEVRDRILDAASKVFAAEGFAGATIDAIGQAAGFTKGAVYSNFGSKDELFLALLDREFELRGEQIATALESGGDVAAAAQSLSRSVLDSVHDHADYYVLFVEYWLRAVRDPALRERLIARRRAAAAQQAENFADSSAVVPSGRPLADIAQLVVTMNLGIAMEEVLRPGTIDPTLLARLITTLLKSAAAQGD, encoded by the coding sequence ATGCTCAGCCGCATGTCGCCTGTCAAGCCGCAGCGAACCCGCCCTACCCGAGGCGAGGTGCGGGACCGGATTCTTGATGCCGCCTCCAAGGTCTTCGCCGCCGAAGGTTTCGCCGGAGCCACCATCGACGCCATCGGCCAAGCCGCCGGCTTCACCAAAGGAGCCGTGTATTCCAACTTCGGCTCGAAGGACGAATTGTTCCTGGCGCTCCTCGACCGTGAATTCGAGCTCCGCGGTGAGCAGATTGCGACAGCGCTGGAAAGTGGCGGCGACGTCGCCGCAGCGGCTCAGTCGTTGAGTCGGTCGGTTCTCGACTCGGTTCACGATCACGCCGACTATTACGTGTTGTTCGTCGAGTACTGGCTGCGTGCGGTGCGTGATCCGGCTTTGCGTGAGCGCCTGATCGCACGTCGACGCGCAGCCGCCGCCCAACAGGCAGAGAACTTCGCCGACTCGTCCGCCGTGGTGCCGTCGGGTCGACCACTGGCCGATATCGCCCAGCTGGTAGTCACGATGAATCTGGGTATCGCAATGGAAGAAGTGTTGCGGCCGGGAACGATCGACCCGACGCTGCTCGCCCGGCTGATCACCACTTTGCTGAAATCTGCTGCCGCCCAGGGCGACTAG
- a CDS encoding N-acyl-D-amino-acid deacylase family protein, which yields MPSLDVVIRGGTVFDGTGAAPITADVGIRDGKVATIGHGLPEGARTVDARGRWVLPGLIDVHTHYDAEVLISPGLGESARHGTTSVILGNCSLSTVYSDADDCADMFARVEALPWQIVHDAVKEAKTWCGPAEYVKAVDSLPLGVNVAAFIGHSDIRAAVLGLGQSVDADYRPTRAQITQMQQMLAEALDAGFIGLSTLRSSFSKLEGTRFPARQLPSTYATWSEFSALNTVLRQRGRVHQSTPNLARQAEVSRYLAQSIGRRRRKALKTTLIAAADVKADRRAARLTLLAAGLTNLAGGNFRWQHLPVPFEMYADGVDLVVFEEFGSGSAALNFRDEMSRGKLLADESYRRRFRKDMTKQFGPRVWSRDLSDAEIVACPDQSVVGKSFADVAEIRGIEPADALLDLTVEHGARLRWRTVVANDREEVLDRMQRSPNVQIGFSDSGAHLRNMAFYNSGLRMLERVHHRRSMPVETAVRRLTGELADWYGLDAGYLREGKRADIAIVDPAGFDGSSAAYAEAPYPGAPDVKRMVNRNDELISATLVGGHIVYEAGEFAPGFGTDLRAGRFLAAVTD from the coding sequence GTGCCGAGCTTGGACGTTGTCATCCGTGGTGGGACAGTATTCGACGGGACGGGTGCGGCGCCGATCACCGCGGACGTCGGTATCCGGGACGGAAAGGTCGCCACGATCGGGCATGGTCTGCCTGAGGGTGCTCGCACCGTCGATGCCCGCGGTCGATGGGTGCTGCCCGGACTCATCGACGTGCACACCCATTACGACGCGGAGGTGCTGATCAGTCCCGGGCTCGGCGAGTCGGCCCGGCACGGGACCACCTCGGTCATCCTCGGTAACTGTTCGCTGTCGACGGTCTACAGCGACGCCGACGACTGCGCGGACATGTTCGCGCGCGTCGAGGCCCTGCCGTGGCAGATCGTTCACGACGCGGTCAAGGAAGCGAAAACGTGGTGTGGGCCGGCCGAATACGTCAAGGCGGTGGATTCGTTGCCGCTCGGGGTGAACGTTGCCGCCTTCATCGGCCACTCCGACATCCGCGCCGCGGTGCTGGGCCTCGGTCAATCGGTGGATGCGGACTACCGGCCCACCCGCGCCCAGATCACCCAAATGCAGCAGATGCTCGCTGAGGCGCTCGACGCCGGCTTCATCGGACTGTCCACCCTGCGCAGTTCCTTCTCCAAGCTCGAAGGCACCCGCTTTCCGGCGCGCCAGCTGCCGTCGACCTACGCCACCTGGTCAGAGTTCAGCGCACTCAACACCGTGCTGCGGCAACGCGGTCGCGTGCACCAGAGCACCCCGAATCTGGCGAGGCAGGCCGAAGTGTCGCGCTACCTTGCCCAAAGCATCGGCCGCCGACGGCGAAAGGCGTTGAAGACGACCCTGATCGCGGCCGCCGACGTCAAGGCCGACCGCAGGGCGGCACGGCTGACCCTGCTCGCCGCCGGCCTGACCAACCTCGCCGGCGGCAACTTCCGCTGGCAACACCTGCCGGTGCCCTTCGAAATGTATGCCGACGGCGTCGATCTCGTCGTCTTCGAGGAGTTCGGTTCGGGCTCGGCGGCGCTCAACTTCCGCGACGAAATGAGCCGCGGAAAATTGTTGGCCGACGAGTCCTACCGTCGCCGGTTCCGCAAAGACATGACCAAACAGTTCGGACCGCGGGTGTGGAGCCGCGACCTGTCCGACGCCGAAATCGTCGCCTGCCCAGATCAATCCGTCGTGGGCAAGTCCTTCGCCGACGTCGCCGAAATCCGCGGCATCGAACCCGCCGACGCGCTGCTGGACCTGACGGTCGAACACGGGGCCCGGCTGCGTTGGCGGACCGTCGTGGCCAACGACCGTGAAGAGGTGTTGGACCGCATGCAGCGTTCGCCGAACGTGCAGATCGGCTTCTCGGATTCCGGTGCGCATCTTCGTAATATGGCGTTCTACAACTCCGGGCTGCGCATGCTGGAACGGGTGCACCACCGTCGTTCGATGCCGGTCGAGACCGCAGTGCGGCGCCTGACCGGCGAGCTCGCCGACTGGTACGGCCTCGACGCCGGGTATCTTCGCGAAGGTAAGCGCGCTGACATCGCGATCGTCGACCCCGCCGGATTTGACGGCTCGAGCGCCGCCTACGCCGAAGCCCCGTACCCGGGGGCGCCGGACGTCAAGCGGATGGTCAACCGGAACGACGAACTCATCAGCGCGACCCTCGTGGGTGGTCACATCGTCTATGAGGCAGGCGAATTCGCACCTGGGTTTGGCACCGACCTGCGGGCGGGCCGCTTCTTGGCGGCGGTCACCGACTGA